GTTGCTGGTCGATTCAAATACCACCGTTCTTACACATTTCACGGACCCGATCCCCAAATTCTGCTCTCTGACCTATCGTTTGGCACCGATTTTGTTAGTCTTCAAAAAAATGAGACCGGGGCGAGTCAGCCATTCATTCAGTTTTCAAAAATCTTTCAGTCTTCGCCGCAATTCCTCACGGCCGCGTGAAATACGTGATTTCACTGTTCCCAAACCGATCCCTAATGCGGTCGCGGTTTCTTCATAACTAAATCCTTCGATGTCGCAAAGCACGACAGCTTCTCGAAAGATCTCAGGGATGTCCATCAACGCTGACTTGATCGCATATTCGCGTTCACGAGTGAGTGCTGCATCTTCCGGGTTAGCTGAGCGATCCGCTATCGTGTCCGAGAGCGTCGTGTCGGAATCGCCGATCGATGCATCCAGCGAGATCGTTACGTCCCGCCTTCGGCGTTTCCACCATCGGAATCGATTTCGCGATTCATTTATCGCGATGCGCGTGAGCCAGGTCTTAAGTTCTGATTCACCGCGAAAGCTGCCGATCGAGCGAAGGGCCCGCATAAAGGTGTCTTGCGTCAGATCGCTGGCCTCCTCTGCGTTCTCCGTGATCCGACAGAGAAGGGCATAAATATCGCCCGAGTATTTATCGATCAGCGTGTCAAAAGCCGCGGCGTCTCCAGACTTCAATTTGTCAATGAATACGGGCTCGTCCGATTGCCGGACGCTGAGCGGCTGAGGCGACAGTACGGCCTTTCCAATTTCTTCGCCGTCAAATGTGATTGACTTACTGAAGATCATCGCCTGCCTTATTGCTTTCCCATTATTCGAAAAGCACTCAAATTGCCCCGTCCGCTTCTTGCGGACTGTAACGTTAGACACCACCCGACGGATTTTGTTCCCGGGATTTTCTAAAATATTTGATGTCAAAAATAAGCCGCGTTTATCATCTTTCCTTTAGTTATTTGCTCTTACCGCGAATTTACGCTAAATTAACTCTTTTGGAAAAAGTCCGCTTCCGGCAATTATATAACGAGCAAACAGTGAGATTTTGCAGTTTTTTTAACAATGGCACGAAAAAAGAGACGTTTTGAACAACTTCAGGCAGCCGCGTCCGCACCGCAGGACAACCGCATCTACACAAACCCGGTACAAAAGCAGGTTAGTGAAAAGCTCGACGAGGTCGGAAAAAGATTCGAGGGCAAAGGACGTACGGTTCTTTATGGCATAGCTGCTCTGGTAGTTCTCGCTATCCTGGTCATGCTGTTCCTCAATTGGAACCGCCGTGCGAGCAGCGCGGGCCAGACGGCACTTGGAAAGGCTATCGAGATCTCGCAAGCCCGCATTTCTGACACCGGAACGCCTGCCGGATCGACGGCGAAGACCTATAAAACTGAAAAAGAGCGTGGTGAAGCTGCCATTGCTGAGTTCCAGTCGGTCGCTGACAAGTTTGGCGGTGATATCGCAGAAAAGGCGAAGTACTTCATCGCGGTCAACAAGCTCGATGTAGATCGTCCGGCGGCGATCCAGGAGATCGAAGCGCTTGCCACAAAGGGCGGTGACGTGGGCAAGATGGCGAAATTCGCCCTTGCTCAGACGCGCGTCAACGATAACAAACTTGACGAAGCACTTACCCTGTTCCAAGAACTTGTAAAAATGGATGATCCAATAGTTTCAAAGGACACACTGAATTTCGAGATCGCCAAGATATACGAAAAGCAGGGTAAGAAGACGGAAGCTGTCGATATCTATTTCAATATTGCTAAGACAGCCGCTGAGGCAAAGGATATGGATGGCAAGGCCATCACGCCGACTCAGACCGCGACCGATGCAAAAGAGAAATTGACCCAGCTCGATCCTGAGCGTGCAAAGCAGATCCCGGAACCGACGCCTGAATCGCCGTTTGGCGGCAAATAGGTTTTTCGGGAAACCCGGTCGAATCGTTCTTTTTCTTTCGGTAATTACTAAAGGAACGGCACTATACTTGAACGACATCCGTCAGTCTGAAATTTTCGAGGCGATCGAGTCCGAGAGCGACGCCTCGCCTCAGCACAAAGAGCCGATCTCCATCCGCGTGTCGCCTCATGGCTATTTCGCCGGACTCTTCCTTGGCTCTTTTTTTTCCGCACTCCTTTTTTATATCCAGATCGACGCTGCGGCGATATTGCTTTTCGCCGTCTCGTGGATAGCCATTCCGTTTTTTGCTCTAAATGACAAGATCTCGTTCGACGGAAAGCGTCTTTTCCGCACCGGTGTTATACCTCGCACCTGGTCCTGGATAAACGGCTCGAAGCGGCGTCTTAAGCTGTCGGACATCGAACAGGTTGAAACAGAGGCGATCCGTGCTCTTAAACGCGGCGGCAATATCTACTACCGTTACCGAACCGTCATGCGGGGCAAGGGATTGAGCGTTGCGATCGCTTCTGGCGGCGAGGATTACCGTCGAATGATCAAAGCTATTCTGCCTCGTTTGTCTGAGAATGTTCTGGATAATCGTTCGATAGAATTGCGCGATCATCTGGCGGATCCCAAAGAGGCGTTGATGCGGGCTGAGTTTTCGCGAATTCCTTCGGTTGACGTGCTTGAGAGCTCAATGCGAACCTCAAAACGGAAACTGCCGGTATTGCTGAAAACCGTCGAGATCAGCGAGGATGAGGTCGACGAGCTTCGGAGCCTGGCGAACGAGCTGCGGCTCTCAGGTTATCTTATTCAGGCTCTGGAGGCTTTTCGCCGGGCTCTGATCCTGCGGCCATCAGATGCAAAGCTCTTATTTGATTTTGCACGCTGCCTTCACTCGTTTGCGGGTGTTGAACGAAATAAAGGCCTTGAACGTAGGGCTCTGGCAGCTCTTCGTTTGTCAGAACGGCGTGCTTCGGAAGATCCTGACTTGCTTGTTCGCCTCGGTGAATGGTATTTCCAGATCGGGGAATGGCGGCGGGCCGGGAACGTATTTAATAACGCTCTGGAGCGTGTCGGCGAGAACTTTCGCACGGCTCGCGGGCTAGCAGAGATCGCACTTCGCGAAGGTAAGATCGCCCACGTCATCCACCATTTCTCGAATGCGACTCGCCTTGCAGAAACGCCGAGCCTTCGCCGCTGGTCGCGGAGCGAAGCGGAGTATTTCTCAAACCTGAATTCCGATGACGAATACATGGAACTCGAGGTCAGTCGCGTCAACATGCTGGAAACGGTGGAACGGTCAAAAAAGACGGCACTTCGGATCGTATTTTTCGCATTTCCCCTTATCGTCATTGGGGGAATCTTCGAAGATCATCTGGTTGCAAATATTGGATGGGCCATCTCGACGGTCTCGATACTCATCTGGATCGGACTCGGAATAAGCACCAGATTGCTGAGCCAGCGAATTCCATACGAATTGGTCGAGACCGAAGATTAGGAACCGAACCGACCGTTATATCGATCTTGAGGCTGTCTGAAAAGGTAGCCTCAATTAGTTTTTTTGGGGTGGAAAAAAAAGTGAAATATTTTGTGCCGGTCAAAATGGCGCCTGAAAAGTGTGAATCGATTCACACTTTACATAAAAAGCCCTGTTTACGCCATTATCAAACGAAAAAAGGCCAGTTAGGTCAAAGGGATCAGCCGGTTTGTCCGGCATCAATGCCTTGATTGGTAGAGGTATTCGGGAGATTGGTCAAAGGTCTTTCCAGCCCAAAACTACTCTACCAAGTGTCGTTGCATCATTGCTTGGGGGGAGATTGGACTTTAGGTCCTGCTTTTGACCCCGGTTTTGTATTTTTTGCGCAATTTGAGGCGACAGCTATCACCGCCAAGGTACGCAGGTAGCGATCCTCGAGAGTTCGGGCACTGGTGAGTGACATTTCGAAATCTTTCTTGCTTAGGTCAACAAAAGTCTTTTCGAGGTCATAGCCGGGCGTGCCGAATGAGGCGAAGAAGCTGAAATCCTTGCCGGTGATCTCTCGCCTGACCATTGTCGAAAAAATATCCGGATCTTTCAGATTATTGGTTACGCGGATCGCTTCAGAGAGTTCGTCGATGGCGACCGAATGGCTTACCTTTTCGTACATATTTGCCAAACCTAATAGTACCTGGGCCTTAGAAACCGAGTTTTCGGCACTTCGCGTTATCTTGGAAAGCCGATTGAGTGTCTCGAAGAGGCTGGAAAGATCCCCCTCATTCTTGGATTGGAGTTCAGCCATTTCGAACATTAGTACGGCTCGATGCTCCGCTTCGGGAACTTTCGCAGTAAATTTATCGGCATCCTCCCAACGTTTCTCCTTGATCGCTAGTTTGGCCCTCAGGAACCAGAAGTAGTTCGTCAAGCCCATCCTCGCCTTTTCATCTTTTACTTTCTCGATCCAGGAAGTAACCTGTGCAAATTGCTCCTCACTCTTAGCGGCTCTAACTAGATTTAGCACCATGTAATCTGTCAATTTACCAGTGCCATCCGACTTTTCCATGTCCGCGATCCTTTCATCGAAAGAAAATCCTTCGCCGCTAAAGGTTTTGTCTTTCTCTTCAAGCTGTTTATTCATCTCCGCACTAAGTAGCGCCGCCGCCTGCGATTTAGCTATCGCGAGCCTTTCCAGCATATCGGGCAGTTGCTGTACGACCAGAGGTTCCATTTCTCTTAAAGCTGAAACCATATAGATCGGTTCAGCCGGATAACCTTTTTCAGGAGCTTGATTCATCTCCTCAGCACTTGCGGCGTATCGGGCGATGCGGGAGAAGAAGACGTCGAGGAATTGCCGCTGTAACGTCGAATTGGGCCGACTGGCTGGAGGCCCCATGCTTATCGAGTATTTATCAATACCAAAAATTCGTTCGTTCGCGAAGGGATAAGCCGAGAGCATTAACAGCCGACGAGGCGATTCATTGCGGTAGTTGTTCAGTGTTTCCTGATACAAAGACTCCGTGAAAGCCTGTTGGGTTAAGGGAATACCAAAAAAGACAAAGAACCAGTGGTTGAAAAGAGGATATTTCATCACTCGGCGAAAAAGAAATCGGCTCAGTTCCGGGTTGGTCTCGACACTTTCTCGCGCGAGAGCTAATAGGTCAGAAAGTTCGCGGGTCTGATCAAAGTCCTTTCGGTCGGCAGCAGACTTGTCAAAATCTGTAAGCATCTGCTCGGACAATTTTTTTGACCAAACGGAATCTTTTTTTGCGATCGCCCGGACCACTTCCATCCGCTGATCGGGAAGGCTCGTTGTCAACTTGCTGCCGCTTGCCTGCTTTGATTCAAAACCAAGTTCCTTAAAGCGATCGTCCGCCATCTTCCACGCCTCGGAGAAATAAGTGCGGGCGGTTGGTTCATCGAACTTCCAAAGGAAATCGGCGGACCGCAGCAGAATTTTGATCCGTTTCACCGGCTCAGTAACAGACTTTCCTTCAAGCACCTGCTGCTGAACCAGTTGCTGGGCAAATTCGGCATTGCAGACAGGGCTTTGAGTGCCGGGTTCGTTATGTTGAGATCAATTGCCGTTGTTTTATGTACCGTTTTTGCGGGTTTTTTGTTTTCGAACGCTGTGAAAGCGCAGGGTGTGATCGTACCGATCGTCTGTGATCTGCGTCCATGCCGCCCTCTGCCGCGGCCTTTGCCGCAGCCGCTGCCGAATGCTTTGCCCGTGAAATCCATCCAGCTCGATACCAAGATCAACGGTCAGGTTGCGACGACGCATATCGAGCAGGTATTTCGCAACGATACGCAGTACACGCTCGAGGGAACGTACTTTTTCCCGATCCCGGAGAATGCGTCGATCACTGAGTTTGCGATCTGGGAGAATGGTAAGAAACTTGTCGGCGAGGTTCGCTCTCGTGAGGAAGCACGACGCATATACGACGAGATCGTCCGCCGCCAACGCGATCCGGGTTTGCTGGAATATGCTGGAAAGAATCTCTTTCAGGCATCGATCTTTCCAATCCCGCCAAATTCTGACAAAAAGCTTGAGCTCACATACACCGAGATCCTAAAGGCGGATTCCGGCACGGTT
This sequence is a window from Acidobacteriota bacterium. Protein-coding genes within it:
- a CDS encoding tetratricopeptide repeat protein; protein product: MNDIRQSEIFEAIESESDASPQHKEPISIRVSPHGYFAGLFLGSFFSALLFYIQIDAAAILLFAVSWIAIPFFALNDKISFDGKRLFRTGVIPRTWSWINGSKRRLKLSDIEQVETEAIRALKRGGNIYYRYRTVMRGKGLSVAIASGGEDYRRMIKAILPRLSENVLDNRSIELRDHLADPKEALMRAEFSRIPSVDVLESSMRTSKRKLPVLLKTVEISEDEVDELRSLANELRLSGYLIQALEAFRRALILRPSDAKLLFDFARCLHSFAGVERNKGLERRALAALRLSERRASEDPDLLVRLGEWYFQIGEWRRAGNVFNNALERVGENFRTARGLAEIALREGKIAHVIHHFSNATRLAETPSLRRWSRSEAEYFSNLNSDDEYMELEVSRVNMLETVERSKKTALRIVFFAFPLIVIGGIFEDHLVANIGWAISTVSILIWIGLGISTRLLSQRIPYELVETED
- a CDS encoding sigma-70 family RNA polymerase sigma factor; translation: MIFSKSITFDGEEIGKAVLSPQPLSVRQSDEPVFIDKLKSGDAAAFDTLIDKYSGDIYALLCRITENAEEASDLTQDTFMRALRSIGSFRGESELKTWLTRIAINESRNRFRWWKRRRRDVTISLDASIGDSDTTLSDTIADRSANPEDAALTREREYAIKSALMDIPEIFREAVVLCDIEGFSYEETATALGIGLGTVKSRISRGREELRRRLKDF